One stretch of Corynebacterium callunae DSM 20147 DNA includes these proteins:
- a CDS encoding fumarate reductase/succinate dehydrogenase flavoprotein subunit: MSIISETTPRPEFKHPVSILPEVSAGTVLDSAEPAGVPTKDMWEYQKDHMNLVSPLNRRKFRVLIVGTGLSGGAAAAALGELGYDVKSFTYHDAPRRAHSIAAQGGVNSARGKKVDNDGAYRHVKDTVKGGDYRCRESDCWRLAVESVRVIDHMNAIGAPFAREYGGTLATRSFGGVQVSRTYYTRGQTGQQLQLSTASALQRQIHLGSVEIFTHNEMVDVIITERDGQKRCEGLVMRNLITGELTAHTGHAVVLATGGYGNVYHMSTLAKNSNASAIMRAYEAGAYFASPSFIQFHPTGLPVNSTWQSKTILMSESLRNDGRIWSPKAPNDDRDPNSIPEDERDYFLERRYPAFGNLVPRDVASRAISQQINAGLGVGPLHNAAYLDFRDATERLGQDTIRERYSNLFTMYEEAIGEDPYATPMRIAPTCHFTMGGLWTDFNEMTSIPGLFCAGEASWTYHGANRLGANSLLSASVDGWFTLPFTIPNYLGPLLGTEVLAEDAPEAVAAIERAQARIDRLMNIKGDNPHGPDYYHRQLGDILYFSCGVSRNVEDLQDGIDKIRALREDFWKNMRITGSPNEMNQVLEYAARVADYIDLGELMCVDALDRDESCGAHFRDDHLSEDGEAKRDDENWCFVSAWEPGENGTFIRHAEPLFFESIPLQTRNYK; encoded by the coding sequence ATGAGCATTATCTCTGAAACCACCCCACGCCCAGAATTTAAGCACCCGGTTTCCATCCTCCCAGAGGTTTCCGCCGGCACCGTTCTGGACTCTGCTGAGCCTGCAGGCGTTCCCACCAAGGACATGTGGGAATACCAAAAAGACCACATGAACCTGGTCTCCCCACTTAACCGTCGCAAGTTCCGCGTCCTCATCGTTGGTACCGGTCTTTCCGGTGGCGCTGCAGCTGCAGCCCTCGGTGAACTCGGCTACGACGTTAAGTCCTTCACTTACCACGACGCTCCTCGTCGTGCGCACTCTATTGCTGCACAGGGTGGCGTTAACTCCGCCCGTGGCAAGAAGGTTGATAACGACGGCGCATACCGGCACGTTAAAGACACCGTTAAGGGTGGCGACTACCGCTGCCGCGAGTCTGACTGTTGGCGTCTAGCCGTCGAGTCCGTTCGCGTTATCGACCACATGAACGCCATCGGCGCTCCATTTGCTCGTGAATACGGCGGAACCTTGGCAACCCGTTCCTTCGGTGGTGTGCAGGTGTCCCGTACTTACTACACCCGTGGACAAACCGGACAGCAGCTACAGCTTTCCACCGCTTCCGCGCTACAGCGCCAGATCCACCTTGGCTCCGTAGAGATCTTCACCCACAACGAAATGGTTGATGTCATCATCACCGAACGTGATGGACAGAAGCGCTGTGAAGGCCTGGTTATGCGTAACCTCATCACCGGTGAGCTCACCGCTCACACCGGACACGCAGTTGTCCTGGCAACCGGTGGTTACGGCAACGTCTACCACATGTCCACCCTGGCGAAGAACTCCAATGCATCCGCAATCATGCGTGCATATGAAGCTGGCGCATACTTTGCATCCCCATCCTTCATTCAGTTCCACCCAACTGGCCTGCCTGTGAACTCCACCTGGCAGTCCAAGACCATTTTGATGTCTGAGTCGCTCCGTAACGACGGCCGCATCTGGTCACCTAAGGCTCCAAACGATGATCGCGATCCAAACAGCATCCCTGAGGACGAGCGCGATTACTTCCTGGAGCGCCGCTACCCAGCGTTCGGCAACTTGGTTCCACGCGATGTGGCATCCCGTGCGATCTCTCAGCAGATTAACGCCGGCCTTGGTGTCGGCCCGCTGCACAACGCCGCTTACCTGGACTTCCGCGACGCTACCGAGCGCCTCGGCCAGGACACCATCCGCGAGCGTTACTCCAACCTCTTCACCATGTACGAAGAGGCAATTGGTGAAGATCCATACGCCACCCCAATGCGTATTGCTCCTACCTGCCACTTCACCATGGGTGGCCTGTGGACCGACTTCAATGAAATGACCTCCATCCCAGGTCTTTTCTGCGCCGGTGAAGCATCTTGGACCTACCACGGTGCAAACCGTCTGGGTGCAAACTCCCTGCTTTCCGCTTCTGTTGATGGCTGGTTCACCCTGCCATTCACCATCCCTAACTACCTCGGCCCATTGCTGGGTACTGAGGTTCTGGCAGAGGATGCTCCAGAGGCAGTTGCAGCAATCGAGCGTGCTCAGGCTCGTATTGATCGCTTGATGAACATCAAGGGCGACAACCCACACGGACCTGATTACTACCACCGCCAGCTCGGCGATATCTTGTACTTCTCCTGTGGCGTTTCCCGAAATGTCGAGGACCTTCAGGATGGCATCGACAAGATCCGTGCCCTCCGCGAGGACTTCTGGAAGAACATGCGCATCACCGGTAGCCCAAATGAGATGAACCAGGTTCTCGAGTACGCAGCACGCGTTGCTGACTACATTGACCTTGGCGAGCTCATGTGTGTCGACGCCCTCGACCGCGACGAGTCCTGTGGTGCACACTTCCGTGACGATCACCTCTCCGAAGACGGCGAAGCTAAACGTGACGACGAGAACTGGTGCTTCGTCTCCGCATGGGAGCCAGGCGAGAACGGTACCTTCATCCGCCACGCTGAGCCACTGTTCTTCGAGTCCATCCCGCTGCAGACAAGGAACTACAAGTAA
- a CDS encoding UTP--glucose-1-phosphate uridylyltransferase — protein sequence MNLPISEHINAVKTVVVPAAGMGTRFLPATKTVPKELLPVVDTPGIELIAKEAADLGATRMAIITAPNKQGILKHFDSFPELEATLEARGKTGQLEKVRAAGKLINTVPVEQDQPLGLGHAVGLAEAVLDDDEDVIAVMLPDDLVLPFGVTERMAEVRAKFGGSVLAAIEVAEDEVSNYGIFELGDIDAESEKEGIRRVVGMVEKPALADAPSHLAATGRYLLDRAIFDALRRIAPGAGGELQLTDAIALLISEGHPVHIVIHEGKRHDLGNPAGYIPAVLYFGLRHEEYGPHILRAAKEILAEFEAE from the coding sequence ATGAATTTACCGATTAGTGAGCATATCAATGCTGTAAAAACTGTCGTTGTACCCGCGGCAGGAATGGGAACTCGGTTCTTACCAGCTACAAAGACTGTTCCAAAAGAACTTCTTCCTGTTGTTGATACTCCCGGCATTGAGCTAATCGCTAAAGAAGCAGCTGATCTTGGTGCAACCCGCATGGCTATTATTACTGCGCCTAATAAACAGGGCATTCTCAAACACTTTGATAGCTTCCCAGAGCTGGAAGCAACCCTCGAAGCCCGTGGTAAGACTGGCCAGCTGGAAAAGGTCCGTGCTGCCGGCAAACTAATCAATACTGTTCCAGTTGAACAGGATCAGCCTCTCGGGCTGGGTCACGCAGTCGGCCTTGCAGAAGCTGTACTGGATGATGATGAAGACGTTATTGCTGTCATGCTTCCGGATGACCTGGTCCTGCCTTTTGGTGTAACTGAAAGAATGGCTGAGGTTCGCGCAAAGTTCGGTGGTTCAGTGTTGGCTGCTATTGAAGTGGCTGAGGATGAGGTTTCCAATTATGGAATCTTTGAACTCGGCGACATCGATGCTGAATCTGAAAAGGAAGGCATTCGTCGCGTTGTGGGAATGGTGGAAAAGCCAGCTCTTGCTGATGCACCATCTCATTTGGCTGCTACGGGCCGTTACTTGCTGGACCGTGCAATCTTTGACGCACTTCGTCGTATCGCGCCAGGTGCTGGCGGAGAATTGCAGCTTACCGATGCAATCGCACTGCTTATTTCTGAGGGGCATCCAGTTCACATTGTGATTCATGAGGGTAAGCGTCATGACCTCGGAAATCCTGCAGGTTATATCCCGGCAGTTTTGTACTTTGGCTTGCGCCATGAGGAGTACGGCCCGCACATCCTGCGTGCTGCAAAAGAGATTCTGGCAGAGTTTGAAGCGGAATAG
- the murB gene encoding UDP-N-acetylmuramate dehydrogenase, with protein sequence MKAWHLKHEEWSNEFKVLIESELNQLLEVPVRRGVNLRNETRWKIGGIAEFLIEPSTIGEIQSLVAYFNKNSLPFTFIGATSNILFDSRGISAFLVKIGDRLNSFEVEAQTVTAGAGISVPSLVRRTSELGLAGITHAAGIPGTLGGLVVMNGGTQRKGIGENVNRIWVVDTEGDLTVIEKEDLQFSYRDSILKEKVLAVVTVELSLTSGDRLTLMAEIEEILSERSQKFPQDLPNCGSTFLSDPSMYQLVGPPGRAIEEAGLKGLQKGDAQISELHSNFIVNTGNATDNDVLWLIAKVRREVEKKTGYLMNCEVLHMDQWGNLRPAHEVADQRFVLSQDEIGI encoded by the coding sequence ATGAAAGCCTGGCACCTCAAACATGAGGAATGGTCAAATGAATTTAAGGTTCTGATCGAGTCAGAGCTAAATCAGCTATTGGAAGTTCCTGTCCGTCGAGGAGTGAACCTACGCAATGAAACCCGTTGGAAAATTGGTGGCATTGCAGAGTTTTTAATTGAGCCTTCCACAATTGGTGAGATTCAGTCATTGGTGGCGTATTTCAATAAGAATTCTTTACCATTTACTTTCATCGGCGCGACCTCCAACATCTTGTTTGATTCGAGAGGAATTAGCGCTTTCCTTGTAAAAATTGGAGATAGGCTAAATAGTTTTGAGGTTGAAGCGCAGACTGTAACCGCAGGCGCGGGGATTTCAGTGCCATCATTGGTTAGGAGAACCTCTGAACTGGGATTGGCTGGAATCACCCATGCTGCTGGGATACCTGGAACATTGGGTGGGTTAGTCGTGATGAACGGTGGTACCCAGCGAAAAGGTATTGGTGAGAATGTTAATCGGATTTGGGTAGTGGATACAGAAGGTGATCTGACTGTAATTGAAAAGGAAGATCTTCAGTTTTCTTACAGAGACTCGATCTTGAAGGAGAAGGTTCTAGCCGTTGTTACGGTTGAACTTTCCTTGACAAGTGGTGATCGATTGACCCTAATGGCTGAAATTGAGGAAATCCTAAGTGAAAGATCTCAAAAATTTCCACAAGATTTACCGAACTGCGGGTCTACCTTTTTGTCAGATCCTTCAATGTATCAACTAGTTGGCCCTCCTGGGCGAGCTATCGAGGAAGCTGGCTTAAAAGGGCTTCAAAAGGGCGATGCTCAGATCTCTGAATTGCATTCGAACTTCATCGTTAATACAGGGAATGCCACTGATAATGATGTTCTCTGGTTAATTGCAAAAGTTAGAAGAGAAGTCGAAAAAAAGACGGGATATCTGATGAATTGTGAAGTTCTCCATATGGATCAATGGGGAAATCTTAGACCAGCACATGAAGTTGCAGATCAACGTTTCGTGTTATCTCAAGATGAAATAGGAATTTGA
- a CDS encoding succinate dehydrogenase cytochrome b subunit, whose protein sequence is MTVRNPDREAIRHGKITTEALRERPAFPTWAMKLTMAITGLIFGGFVLVHMIGNLKIFMPDYAADSAHPGEPQVDVYGEFLREIGAPIFPHESVLWILRIVLLVALVLHIYCAFALHGRSSQSRGKFRRTNLVGGFNSFATRSMLVTGIVLLAFIIFHILDLTVGVAPAASQAFEHGEVYANMVASFSRWPVAIWYIIANLVLFVHLSHGIWLAVSDLGITGRRWRAILLAVAYIVPALVLIGNITIPFVIAVGWIS, encoded by the coding sequence ATGACTGTTAGAAATCCCGACCGTGAGGCAATCCGTCACGGAAAAATTACGACGGAGGCGCTGCGTGAGCGTCCCGCATTCCCGACCTGGGCAATGAAGCTGACCATGGCCATTACTGGCCTAATCTTCGGTGGCTTCGTTCTTGTTCACATGATCGGAAACCTGAAAATTTTCATGCCGGATTACGCAGCCGATTCTGCGCATCCGGGTGAACCACAAGTAGACGTCTACGGCGAATTCCTGCGCGAGATCGGTGCTCCGATCTTCCCACATGAATCCGTTCTCTGGATCCTACGAATTGTGCTGCTCGTTGCACTCGTTCTGCACATCTACTGTGCATTCGCTCTGCACGGCCGCTCAAGCCAATCCCGCGGCAAGTTCCGCCGTACCAACCTGGTTGGTGGCTTCAACTCCTTCGCAACCCGCTCCATGCTGGTTACTGGAATTGTGCTGCTTGCCTTCATTATCTTCCACATTCTCGACCTGACTGTCGGCGTTGCACCAGCAGCTTCCCAGGCATTCGAGCATGGCGAAGTTTATGCAAACATGGTTGCTTCCTTTAGCCGCTGGCCGGTCGCAATCTGGTACATCATTGCCAACCTAGTTCTCTTTGTCCACCTGTCTCACGGCATCTGGCTCGCTGTGTCTGACCTCGGCATCACTGGCCGCCGCTGGAGGGCAATCCTGCTCGCAGTTGCGTACATCGTTCCTGCCCTCGTTCTGATCGGCAACATCACGATCCCATTCGTCATCGCAGTCGGCTGGATTAGCTAG
- a CDS encoding O-antigen ligase family protein, which translates to MTSETLILGFLVLIAAVATIVTPGFMAGLIVGLWYVLPGIAGNIAGFNVTIAVLLICLISTLFKGGDFKQINSIRVYFPLLGFVALLYMLERFSFDFSDQFSKFMVAAIVGFLLCGVGIFDRNVKSMSVGFILGISVYGVFELIRVVNGGEIHAQVSAFGANPIYAAHFLGLAVLVSIGLYFANFIGRWTFLVTLGLLILFLISTGSWGPSIALVVAVLLKLPSLLDDLRGKNSHIKSNLLFWGLVLLGPVLFIAYESIEESLQGPDAQGRFAIWQLFLDHALSSPVSGIGLSEVYRIRNPLGVDKLVSPHNIFIEIWVAYGIFPLIIFVGVLLFIYSRINQLGQTMLIYIVICFSLSGSLAVTFNFWVGIALSISVGVYSGVIRRLEPKLSIQGGWHITGCQAEVVR; encoded by the coding sequence GTGACTTCGGAGACGTTAATTTTGGGCTTTTTAGTCCTGATTGCTGCTGTGGCTACTATCGTAACTCCTGGTTTTATGGCGGGTCTAATAGTAGGACTTTGGTATGTTTTGCCGGGCATTGCAGGAAATATTGCTGGTTTTAACGTCACTATTGCAGTTCTTTTGATTTGCCTAATTTCAACCCTTTTTAAGGGGGGGGACTTCAAGCAAATAAACTCAATTAGAGTATATTTTCCCTTACTGGGATTTGTGGCCCTCTTGTATATGCTGGAACGTTTTTCGTTTGACTTCTCTGACCAGTTTTCCAAGTTTATGGTAGCGGCAATTGTGGGATTTTTGCTGTGTGGTGTTGGTATTTTTGATCGAAATGTTAAGTCAATGTCGGTTGGATTTATCTTAGGTATTTCAGTATACGGAGTTTTTGAATTAATTCGAGTCGTTAATGGCGGAGAAATCCATGCTCAGGTCAGCGCGTTTGGGGCAAACCCAATTTATGCGGCACATTTTTTGGGTTTGGCAGTTCTTGTCTCTATTGGGCTTTATTTTGCAAATTTTATAGGGCGGTGGACCTTTCTTGTAACACTAGGTTTACTGATCCTATTTCTTATTAGTACTGGTTCTTGGGGGCCGAGTATTGCGTTGGTGGTAGCTGTATTGCTTAAACTTCCTTCTTTACTTGATGATCTCAGGGGGAAGAACAGTCATATCAAATCGAATCTTCTTTTTTGGGGTTTGGTCCTATTGGGCCCAGTCTTATTTATTGCTTATGAAAGTATTGAAGAATCACTTCAAGGTCCTGATGCGCAAGGTAGATTTGCTATTTGGCAACTCTTTTTGGACCATGCATTGTCAAGTCCTGTTTCCGGTATTGGACTTTCTGAAGTGTATCGGATTAGAAATCCGTTAGGTGTTGACAAGTTAGTTTCCCCGCATAATATATTTATCGAAATTTGGGTTGCCTACGGAATATTCCCACTCATAATTTTTGTTGGGGTATTACTTTTCATTTACTCACGAATAAATCAACTTGGTCAAACAATGCTTATTTATATAGTCATTTGTTTCTCGCTTTCAGGTAGCTTGGCGGTTACGTTTAATTTTTGGGTGGGTATCGCTCTAAGTATTTCAGTGGGTGTGTATTCAGGGGTCATTCGCAGGTTGGAGCCTAAGTTAAGTATTCAAGGTGGATGGCACATAACGGGATGTCAGGCTGAGGTTGTTAGGTAG
- the ramB gene encoding acetate metabolism transcriptional regulator RamB: MGKTYVGSRLRQLRRERDLSQASLAATLGLSASYVNQIEHDVRPLTVPVLLRITEAFGVDATFFSRDDDSRLLAEVQDVMLDREINPANVELQELSEMVYNHPQLARAMVEMHQRYRNVRDKLSIAVDNRNSTPEERRPIAEAVSMPHEEVRDFIYARQNYFDALDRRAEAIAAQLGWQPYDARAMEDSITRRLQLDHDVTIETSKEETGTLHHFNPETRLLTIHARLSPGQKAFRMATELGYLEANDLIEGIVDDGIWSTPEARTLAIRGVASYFAAAVMLPYKIFHNEAEKSGYDIEFLGQLFGVGYETTAHRLSTLQRPNLRGIPFTFVRVDRAGNMSKRQSATGFHFTHYGGTCPLWNVFETFTNPGQVLRQFAQMPDGRNYLWISRTVRHHEARYGEVDKMFAIGLGCEARHADRTVYSRGFNLQDLSTATPIGSGCRVCTRENCAQRAFPSVHGRINIDAHESTIAPY; the protein is encoded by the coding sequence ATGGGAAAGACTTATGTGGGGTCCCGGTTGCGCCAGTTGCGCCGGGAAAGAGACCTCAGCCAAGCATCGCTGGCGGCAACGCTGGGCCTGTCTGCCAGTTATGTCAATCAGATCGAACATGATGTACGTCCACTAACGGTGCCAGTTCTACTGCGTATCACTGAGGCCTTCGGCGTTGACGCCACTTTCTTTTCTCGCGATGATGATTCCCGGCTGCTCGCCGAGGTCCAAGATGTCATGCTGGATCGTGAGATTAATCCGGCAAATGTGGAGCTCCAAGAGCTTTCGGAGATGGTCTATAACCATCCACAGTTAGCGCGCGCCATGGTGGAAATGCACCAGCGTTATCGCAATGTGCGTGACAAACTCTCCATCGCGGTGGATAACCGCAATAGCACTCCAGAGGAACGTCGCCCCATCGCGGAAGCCGTGAGCATGCCGCATGAGGAAGTGCGAGATTTTATTTATGCGCGCCAGAATTACTTTGATGCCCTCGATCGCCGTGCGGAAGCCATTGCCGCACAGCTAGGTTGGCAGCCTTATGATGCGCGTGCCATGGAAGATTCAATCACCCGCCGGCTGCAGCTGGATCACGATGTCACCATCGAAACCTCCAAAGAGGAAACCGGCACCCTGCACCACTTCAATCCCGAAACCCGGCTACTAACTATCCATGCCCGCCTCAGCCCTGGTCAAAAAGCTTTCCGCATGGCCACCGAGCTGGGTTACCTGGAAGCCAATGACCTCATTGAAGGCATTGTGGACGATGGCATCTGGTCCACCCCCGAAGCCCGCACCCTAGCGATCCGCGGTGTGGCTTCCTACTTTGCCGCAGCCGTCATGCTGCCTTATAAGATTTTCCACAATGAAGCCGAGAAGTCCGGCTATGACATTGAATTCCTCGGACAGCTCTTTGGCGTGGGATATGAGACCACCGCGCACCGCCTGTCCACCCTGCAGCGCCCCAACCTGCGCGGCATCCCCTTTACCTTTGTGCGAGTTGATCGCGCCGGCAATATGTCCAAGCGCCAATCCGCCACCGGTTTCCACTTCACCCACTACGGCGGAACCTGCCCGCTATGGAATGTTTTTGAAACCTTCACCAACCCCGGCCAAGTACTGCGCCAATTCGCGCAGATGCCCGATGGGCGTAACTACCTGTGGATTTCGCGCACTGTACGACACCACGAGGCCCGTTATGGTGAGGTGGATAAGATGTTCGCCATCGGCCTTGGCTGCGAGGCCCGCCACGCGGATCGAACCGTCTATTCGCGAGGCTTCAACCTGCAGGATCTTTCCACCGCCACTCCGATCGGTTCCGGTTGCCGCGTGTGCACCCGCGAGAACTGCGCGCAGCGCGCCTTCCCCTCGGTGCATGGACGCATTAACATCGACGCCCACGAATCAACAATCGCGCCTTATTAA
- a CDS encoding glycosyltransferase has protein sequence MTKVSVVSGFYNRKDFLERTISSILNQTFEDFELIVFDDCSMDGTKDELEKLKVQFSDDRFSFVIHENNKGFVKGLIDAIEISTGEFIAIQGSGDISLPERLQKQVDFLEDNPDVGAVGGWLYNIEENGSGRSLHEPKPGKLSFKDLENTDPPFTHGEVMFRRRDYEAAGKYREGFKYAQDYDLWYRIAKRSKLAVIPSVIYHRFTLLDGVSFVPSKTVLQKCYAMAAKRLSTLPEDEEKRAYRRLVVEGPTAVVPIADAEVQSFIPKAAIRLCVFGNAQEARKMSNQYIVNSTTRYLTNLAIIVLSTRVTKPIGIALFGKLISIKKTLSK, from the coding sequence ATGACTAAGGTATCTGTAGTTTCGGGTTTTTATAACCGAAAGGACTTTCTCGAACGAACTATATCTTCAATTCTTAACCAAACATTTGAAGATTTTGAGCTAATTGTTTTCGATGATTGCTCTATGGATGGGACGAAAGATGAATTGGAAAAGCTAAAGGTGCAATTTTCCGATGATCGGTTTTCGTTCGTAATTCATGAAAATAATAAAGGCTTTGTTAAAGGCTTGATTGATGCTATCGAAATTTCCACCGGGGAATTTATTGCAATTCAAGGTTCCGGTGATATTTCATTGCCTGAGAGGCTCCAAAAGCAGGTTGATTTTTTGGAGGACAACCCTGATGTAGGTGCAGTTGGGGGGTGGCTATACAACATCGAAGAGAACGGCAGTGGTCGATCATTGCATGAACCTAAGCCGGGTAAACTGTCTTTTAAAGATTTGGAGAATACTGATCCACCATTTACACATGGTGAGGTTATGTTCCGTCGACGCGATTATGAAGCCGCAGGGAAGTACCGAGAGGGTTTTAAATATGCCCAGGATTATGACTTGTGGTACAGGATTGCTAAGCGTTCGAAATTAGCTGTAATTCCCTCCGTAATATATCATCGATTTACCTTGTTGGATGGGGTTTCATTTGTACCTTCCAAGACTGTGCTACAAAAATGCTATGCAATGGCGGCGAAAAGACTGTCTACGTTACCTGAGGATGAGGAAAAACGAGCTTATCGGCGACTAGTCGTCGAAGGCCCGACTGCTGTTGTGCCGATAGCGGATGCTGAGGTTCAATCATTTATTCCCAAAGCAGCCATTAGACTTTGTGTGTTTGGTAATGCTCAAGAAGCACGTAAAATGTCGAATCAATATATTGTAAATTCTACAACTCGATATTTGACCAACCTGGCCATAATAGTATTATCCACAAGGGTTACTAAGCCAATTGGAATTGCTTTATTTGGAAAATTGATTTCGATAAAGAAAACGTTAAGTAAGTAA
- the ybaK gene encoding Cys-tRNA(Pro) deacylase — protein MAKKVDNSAATPALIKLTEMGISYGLDIHDVDPKSAKGFALDSAETMGVDPDQVFKTLMAEVDGEHVVAIVPASSTLNLKQLARAAEGKHAVMMDRSRAQVVTGYVPGGISPIGQKHLHRVFLDESAILQEQIYVSAGRRGWSLIMKPDDVIAATGGQYADIADH, from the coding sequence ATGGCTAAGAAAGTCGATAATAGTGCAGCTACCCCCGCTTTGATCAAACTCACGGAAATGGGGATTTCCTATGGTTTGGATATCCATGACGTGGACCCAAAATCGGCAAAAGGGTTTGCTCTAGATTCTGCTGAAACCATGGGGGTGGATCCTGATCAGGTGTTTAAAACCTTAATGGCAGAGGTTGATGGTGAGCATGTCGTCGCTATTGTGCCTGCGAGTAGTACTTTGAATCTCAAACAGCTGGCGCGCGCCGCCGAAGGCAAGCATGCTGTCATGATGGATCGCAGCCGGGCGCAGGTGGTTACCGGTTATGTACCTGGTGGCATTTCTCCCATTGGTCAAAAACACCTCCATCGAGTGTTTTTGGATGAGTCGGCAATCTTGCAGGAACAGATTTATGTCAGTGCGGGGCGCCGGGGCTGGTCATTAATTATGAAACCCGATGACGTAATAGCCGCTACGGGCGGACAGTACGCCGACATTGCCGATCACTAG
- the lpdA gene encoding dihydrolipoyl dehydrogenase, producing MTEHYDVVVLGAGPGGYVAAIRAAQLGKKVAVIEKQYWGGVCLNVGCIPSKSLIKNAEVAHTFTHEKKTFGINGEVTFNYEDAHKRSRGVSDKIVGGVHYLMKKNKITEINGLGSFKDAKTIEITEGADSGKVVTFDDCIIATGSIVNTLRGVEFSENVVSFEEQILNPVAPKKMAIVGAGAIGMEFAYVLGNYGVDVTVIEFMDRVLPNEDPEVSKVIAKAYKKFGVTLLPGHATTAVRDNGDSVEVDYQKKGSDKTETITVDRVMVSVGFRPRVEGFGLENTGVKLTERGAIDIDDFMRTNVDGIYAIGDVTAKLQLAHVAEAQGIVAAETIAGAETQALGDYMMMPRATFCNPQVASFGYTEEQAKEKWPDREIKVASFPFSANGKAVGLAETDGFAKIVADAEFGELLGGHLVGANASELLNELVLAQNWDLTTNEIARSVHIHPTLSEAVKEAAHGIAGHMINL from the coding sequence GTGACTGAACATTATGACGTTGTTGTACTCGGCGCTGGCCCTGGTGGCTACGTTGCCGCCATCCGCGCAGCCCAGCTAGGCAAGAAGGTTGCCGTTATTGAGAAGCAGTACTGGGGCGGTGTTTGCCTAAATGTTGGCTGCATCCCTTCCAAGTCTCTTATCAAGAACGCTGAGGTTGCCCATACCTTTACCCATGAGAAGAAGACCTTCGGCATTAACGGTGAAGTGACATTTAACTACGAGGATGCTCACAAGCGTTCCCGTGGTGTCTCCGACAAGATCGTCGGTGGCGTTCACTATCTAATGAAGAAGAACAAGATCACCGAAATCAACGGTCTCGGATCCTTTAAGGATGCAAAGACCATTGAAATCACCGAGGGTGCAGATTCCGGTAAGGTTGTTACCTTCGACGACTGCATCATCGCAACCGGATCTATCGTTAACACCCTGCGCGGCGTGGAGTTCTCTGAGAACGTCGTGTCCTTCGAAGAGCAGATCCTTAACCCTGTAGCTCCTAAGAAGATGGCTATCGTCGGTGCCGGTGCAATCGGCATGGAGTTCGCTTACGTTCTTGGCAACTACGGTGTTGACGTAACTGTTATTGAGTTCATGGACCGAGTTCTTCCAAACGAGGACCCTGAAGTCTCTAAGGTTATCGCCAAGGCTTATAAGAAGTTTGGCGTTACCTTGCTCCCAGGTCATGCCACCACTGCTGTGCGTGACAATGGTGATTCCGTTGAGGTTGATTACCAAAAGAAGGGCTCGGACAAGACCGAGACCATTACTGTTGATCGTGTCATGGTTTCTGTGGGCTTCCGTCCTCGCGTTGAGGGCTTCGGTCTAGAAAACACCGGCGTTAAGCTCACCGAGCGTGGCGCAATTGATATTGATGACTTCATGCGCACCAACGTTGATGGCATTTACGCCATCGGCGATGTCACTGCAAAGCTTCAGCTTGCTCACGTTGCTGAGGCACAGGGCATCGTTGCAGCAGAGACCATTGCAGGTGCAGAGACCCAGGCTCTGGGCGATTACATGATGATGCCTCGTGCAACCTTCTGTAACCCTCAGGTCGCTTCCTTCGGTTACACCGAGGAGCAGGCTAAGGAGAAGTGGCCAGATCGTGAGATTAAGGTTGCTTCCTTCCCATTCTCTGCAAACGGTAAGGCTGTTGGGCTTGCTGAAACCGATGGCTTTGCTAAGATCGTCGCTGACGCAGAATTTGGTGAGCTACTTGGTGGCCACCTGGTTGGTGCTAACGCATCCGAGCTCCTTAATGAGCTTGTTTTGGCTCAGAACTGGGACCTCACCACCAATGAGATCGCTCGCAGCGTTCATATTCACCCAACTTTGTCTGAAGCTGTTAAAGAAGCGGCTCACGGCATTGCTGGCCACATGATTAACCTTTAA